Proteins from a single region of Cydia pomonella isolate Wapato2018A chromosome 13, ilCydPomo1, whole genome shotgun sequence:
- the LOC133524233 gene encoding tRNA (cytidine(32)/guanosine(34)-2'-O)-methyltransferase-like produces the protein MGKTSKDKRDIYYRLAKEEGWRARSAFKLLQINEEHNIFEGVLRAVDLCAAPGSWSQVLTKKLRQNAQNEDEVKIVAVDLQAMAALPGVKQIQGDITKLSTANEIIKEFEGLKADLVVCDGAPDVTGLHDIDEYVQSQLLLAALNITTHVLKDGGVFVAKIFRGKDVSLLYSQLKQFFKFVTVSKPRSSRNSSIEAFVICQKYQPPEGYVPTMVNPLLDHKYCDFNQFTGPNRYIVPFNACGDLSAYDSDTSYPLLLDGQSSYEYKEPVQGPINPPYKEVLDKTKNLQLQ, from the coding sequence ATGGGGAAAACATCAAAAGATAAAAGAGATATCTACTATAGGTTAGCTAAGGAGGAAGGATGGCGAGCTAGAAGTGCATTTAAATTGTTGCAAATTAACGAAGAACACAACATATTTGAAGGAGTGCTCCGCGCCGTGGACCTCTGCGCTGCTCCCGGTAGCTGGAGCCAGGTACTGACAAAGAAACTGAGACAGAATGCTCAAAATGAAGATGAAGTCAAAATAGTGGCTGTCGATTTGCAGGCTATGGCGGCTCTGCCGGGCGTCAAACAAATACAAGGCGACATAACCAAGTTGTCGACGGCTAATGAAATCATTAAGGAATTTGAAGGATTAAAGGCAGATTTAGTAGTTTGTGATGGAGCTCCAGATGTAACAGGTCTGCATGACATTGATGAGTATGTCCAATCACAGCTTCTCCTTGCTGCCTTGAATATTACTACACATGTTCTCAAGGATGGTGGTGTATTTGTGGCTAAAATCTTTAGAGGGAAGGATGTGTCACTTTTATATTCGCAGCTGAAGCAGTTCTTCAAGTTTGTTACTGTCAGTAAGCCCCGAAGTTCAAGAAATTCAAGTATTGAAGCATTTGTGATATGTCAGAAATACCAGCCACCAGAAGGCTATGTACCAACAATGGTGAATCCTCTGCTGGATCATAAGTACTGTGATTTCAATCAGTTCACTGGCCCTAACAGATATATTGTGCCATTCAATGCATGTGGGGACTTAAGTGCATATGACTCAGATACCTCATATCCTTTGCTGTTGGATGGACAGTCATCTTATGAATATAAGGAGCCTGTTCAGGGCCCTATTAATCCACCTTACAAAGAAGTTTTGGACAAGACAAAAAATTTGCAGTTACAgtaa